The Faecalibacter bovis genome includes the window ATGGAAATTGCGTATCCCAAAGTTAATAAACCTGCTTGCTGCGCAGTTAAATCTCCTCCCAATTGAATCAAAGTCATCGCGATAATTAAAATTCCAGCCGTGGCATTCAATAGAAAGTTAGAAATTGTGGCACCCGTATAAGTCATATTTCTAAATAATTTAAAATCAATAAAACTATTTGGATTTTTCTTACCCATTTGAATAAAAATTATCGTGGCGATAATACTCACGACCAAAATCCCAATAGTCAACGGACTTGTCCACCCGAAATTTCCGCCTTGTGTTGCAACCACTTGATATCCAATCATCATCACCATAAAAGTAAGTACCCCTGGAATATCGAATTTATACTTGCTATTTGAAGACGCTTTGCTTTCAGGCGTTCCTCTCATCATCAAGAATCCAATGATGGAAATTGCTACAGCAGCAAAAAATATCCATCGCCATCCAACATTGGCAGCCATAATCCCACCAAAAAGAGCTGCAAATCCTGAACCACCCCACGATCCCATCGACCATAAACTAATGGCACGTTGGCGTTCTGCACCATCCCAATATGCTTTTACCAAAGCCAAACTCGCAGGCATGATAAAGGCTCCAGAAAGTCCTTGGGAAATTCTACCCGCCATTAAAAAGGTTTCTGCCAACGGTCCCGATGGGGTTAATCCCACCAAAAGTGAACCGATAATACTCAATACAAAACCTAATTTAACGGTTCGAACCCTACCCCATCTATCGGCAAGATTACCAATCACTACTATGAAAATCCCAGAAAAAAGCGCTGTAATGGATACCGCTATATTCATAATACTGGTTTCTATCCCCAGATCATCCGCCATAACCGGTGCAATATTGAGCGTTGTTTGAGCAAAAAGCCAAAAGGCCAATACCCCGAAAATCATCCCGAACAGTATTCGGTCATTTCCTTTAAAATTTTCATGGGGCTCTGGGAAATTCTCATTGCCCACTGTTGAAGTTGTTTGTGATGA containing:
- a CDS encoding MFS transporter, encoding MSSQTTSTVGNENFPEPHENFKGNDRILFGMIFGVLAFWLFAQTTLNIAPVMADDLGIETSIMNIAVSITALFSGIFIVVIGNLADRWGRVRTVKLGFVLSIIGSLLVGLTPSGPLAETFLMAGRISQGLSGAFIMPASLALVKAYWDGAERQRAISLWSMGSWGGSGFAALFGGIMAANVGWRWIFFAAVAISIIGFLMMRGTPESKASSNSKYKFDIPGVLTFMVMMIGYQVVATQGGNFGWTSPLTIGILVVSIIATIIFIQMGKKNPNSFIDFKLFRNMTYTGATISNFLLNATAGILIIAMTLIQLGGDLTAQQAGLLTLGYAISIVAFIRVGEVLLRKFGPRKPMIWGVLIVILSIFLLMPTHFYLDSYQWMVVVAFSLFGVGLAFYATPSTDAALVSLPEDQIGSGSGIYKMASSLGASFGVAISATVLTAFSANPESIQWIEGVISYIGRQDNVAIREAAFFAFGVNLIMAVAALISIMVTIPKK